The Pseudomonas allokribbensis genome has a window encoding:
- the cysT gene encoding sulfate ABC transporter permease subunit CysT, translating into MSRRISPVIPGFGLTLGYTLVYLSLIVLIPLAAMFVHAAQLTWDQFWTIISAPRVLAALKLSFGTALCAAIINGIIGTLLAWVLVRYTFPGRKVIDAMIDLPFALPTAVAGIALTALYTPTGLVGQFAADLGFKIAYTPLGITLALTFVTLPFVVRTVQPVLADIPREVEEAAACLGAKPLQVFRHILLPALLPAWLTGFALAFARGVGEYGSVIFIAGNMPMKTEILPLLIMVKLDQYDYTGATSIGVLMLVVSFVLLLLINLLQRRIETP; encoded by the coding sequence ATGTCGCGTCGTATCTCCCCCGTCATACCCGGCTTCGGGCTGACGCTGGGCTACACCTTGGTGTACCTCAGCCTGATTGTGCTTATCCCGCTGGCGGCGATGTTCGTCCACGCCGCCCAACTCACCTGGGATCAGTTCTGGACGATCATCTCCGCGCCCCGCGTTCTCGCCGCACTGAAGCTGAGCTTCGGCACTGCGCTGTGCGCCGCGATCATCAACGGCATCATCGGCACGTTGCTGGCCTGGGTGCTGGTGCGCTACACGTTCCCGGGGCGCAAGGTGATCGACGCGATGATCGATCTGCCGTTCGCCCTGCCGACCGCAGTGGCCGGTATCGCGCTCACTGCGTTGTACACGCCGACCGGGCTGGTCGGGCAGTTCGCCGCCGACCTCGGTTTCAAGATCGCCTACACCCCGCTCGGGATCACTCTGGCGCTGACCTTCGTGACCCTGCCGTTCGTGGTGCGCACGGTGCAGCCGGTGCTGGCCGACATTCCGCGTGAAGTCGAAGAAGCGGCCGCGTGCCTTGGTGCGAAACCATTGCAGGTGTTCCGCCACATTCTGCTGCCGGCGCTGTTACCAGCCTGGCTGACCGGTTTTGCCCTGGCGTTCGCCCGGGGCGTTGGTGAGTACGGCTCGGTGATTTTCATCGCCGGCAACATGCCGATGAAAACCGAGATCCTGCCGCTGCTGATCATGGTCAAGCTCGACCAGTACGACTACACCGGCGCTACCTCCATCGGCGTGTTGATGCTGGTGGTTTCCTTCGTCCTGTTGCTGCTGATCAACTTGCTGCAGCGGCGCATCGAAACCCCATAA
- a CDS encoding sulfate ABC transporter substrate-binding protein, with translation MSSIRRYALAALASAVFAGSAVAKDYELLNVSYDPTRELYQDYNAEFVKYWQAEHAGDTVKIQQSHGGSGKQGRAVIDGLRADVVTLALAGDIDEIAKLGKTLPADWQKRLPDASTPYTSTIVFLVRKGNPKGIKDWGDLVKNDVSVITPNPKTSGGARWNFLAAWAYGLKANGGNEAKAKEYVQTLFKHVPVLDTGARGSTITFVNNGQGDVLLAWENEAFLALKEDGGKDKFDIVVPSLSILAEPPVAVVDKNAEKKGNEQIAEAYLKHLYSPAGQEIAAKNFYRPRDKDVAAKYAQQFPKLELVTIDKDFGGWKTAQPKFFNDGGVFDQIYQAQ, from the coding sequence ATGTCGTCGATTCGCCGTTACGCTTTGGCCGCCCTGGCCAGCGCTGTGTTTGCCGGTTCCGCGGTTGCCAAGGATTACGAACTGCTCAACGTTTCGTATGACCCGACGCGCGAGCTGTATCAGGATTACAACGCCGAATTCGTGAAGTACTGGCAGGCAGAGCATGCCGGCGACACCGTGAAAATCCAGCAATCCCATGGCGGTTCGGGCAAGCAGGGCCGTGCGGTGATCGACGGTCTGCGCGCCGACGTCGTGACCCTGGCCCTGGCCGGCGACATCGACGAAATCGCCAAGCTCGGCAAGACCCTGCCGGCCGACTGGCAGAAGCGTCTGCCGGACGCCAGCACCCCGTATACCTCGACCATTGTGTTCCTGGTGCGCAAGGGCAACCCGAAAGGCATCAAGGACTGGGGTGACCTGGTCAAGAACGACGTCTCGGTGATCACCCCGAACCCGAAAACCTCCGGCGGTGCACGCTGGAACTTCCTCGCGGCGTGGGCCTACGGCCTGAAAGCCAACGGCGGCAACGAAGCCAAAGCCAAGGAATACGTACAGACCCTGTTCAAGCACGTTCCGGTTCTGGACACCGGCGCCCGTGGCTCGACCATCACCTTCGTCAACAACGGTCAGGGTGACGTGTTGCTGGCCTGGGAAAACGAAGCCTTCCTGGCGCTGAAAGAAGACGGCGGCAAGGACAAGTTCGACATCGTCGTGCCTTCGCTGTCGATCCTCGCCGAACCACCGGTGGCGGTGGTCGACAAGAACGCCGAGAAAAAGGGCAACGAGCAGATCGCCGAAGCCTACCTCAAGCACCTGTACAGCCCGGCCGGCCAGGAAATCGCGGCGAAGAACTTCTACCGTCCGCGTGACAAGGACGTGGCAGCCAAGTACGCCCAGCAGTTCCCGAAACTGGAACTGGTGACCATCGACAAGGACTTCGGCGGCTGGAAAACCGCACAGCCGAAATTCTTCAACGACGGTGGCGTGTTCGACCAGATCTATCAGGCGCAGTAA
- a CDS encoding AraC family transcriptional regulator, which translates to MKEPTSLASWTRALRKQLDALGLDSTALCQQAGLDPQLMDDPNARYPLSATTRLWEIAVQVSGDPAIGLRVSRFVSPTTFHALGYALVASGSLREVFERIVRYHQVVSDALELELTRTEDRYRFRLKIPADNPAPAFEAIDAFAAIYVRTCRNRLGRDYAPLAVYLRRPAPADEHQWHKVFRSPVHFAAEEDRIEFALTDFDSHLDDANPELAEHNEAVLKRTLAQLKPLTWERKVRDAIEEQLPEGEPSAERIAQALHLSLRSLQRHLADEGCRFDTLLNESRENLALLHLRDPHCSLSEVSYLLGFADTSSFSRAFKRWTGMTPGQFRDQLR; encoded by the coding sequence ATGAAGGAACCGACTTCTCTCGCCAGCTGGACCCGTGCCCTGCGCAAGCAACTCGACGCGCTGGGGCTGGACAGCACTGCCCTGTGCCAGCAGGCCGGGCTCGATCCACAATTGATGGACGACCCGAACGCCCGCTATCCGTTGTCCGCCACCACGCGCCTGTGGGAAATCGCGGTGCAGGTCAGCGGTGATCCGGCGATCGGTTTGCGCGTGTCGCGATTCGTCAGCCCCACGACATTTCACGCGCTGGGATACGCGTTGGTGGCCAGCGGCAGCCTGCGGGAAGTGTTCGAGCGGATCGTGCGTTATCACCAGGTGGTCAGCGACGCACTGGAGCTGGAGCTGACCCGCACCGAAGACCGCTATCGGTTTCGCCTCAAGATCCCGGCCGACAACCCGGCCCCGGCGTTCGAAGCCATCGACGCCTTCGCCGCAATCTACGTGCGCACCTGCCGCAATCGCCTGGGCCGAGACTACGCGCCACTGGCGGTGTATCTGCGTCGGCCTGCACCGGCCGATGAGCACCAGTGGCACAAAGTGTTCCGCTCACCCGTGCATTTCGCCGCCGAAGAAGACCGCATCGAATTTGCCCTCACCGACTTCGACAGCCACCTCGACGACGCCAACCCGGAACTGGCCGAGCACAACGAAGCAGTGCTCAAACGCACCCTCGCCCAGCTCAAGCCGCTGACCTGGGAGCGCAAGGTGCGCGACGCCATCGAAGAACAACTGCCCGAAGGCGAACCCAGTGCCGAACGCATCGCCCAGGCCTTGCACCTGAGCCTGCGCAGCCTGCAACGGCATCTGGCGGACGAGGGTTGTCGCTTCGATACGCTGCTGAATGAGAGCCGCGAGAACCTGGCGCTGCTGCACCTGCGGGATCCGCACTGTTCGTTGAGCGAGGTCAGTTATCTGTTGGGGTTTGCTGATACGAGCAGCTTCAGCCGCGCGTTCAAACGCTGGACGGGGATGACGCCGGGGCAGTTTCGGGATCAGTTGCGCTGA
- a CDS encoding arylsulfatase: MPQRPNFLVILADDLGFSDIGAFGGEIATPNLDALANNGLRLTDFHTAPTCSPTRSMLLTGTDHHIAGIGTMAETLTPELIGKPGYEGYLNDRVVALPELLREAGYQTLMSGKWHLGLTAELAPHARGFERSFSLLPGAANHYGFEPTYDEHTPGLLKSTPALYIEDDTFIDELPKDFYSSDAFGDKLLQYLKERDQSRPFFAYLPFSAPHWPLQAPADIVEKYRGHYDAGPEVLRLERLEKLKSLGLIEPDVEPHPLIQLTAQWAALSDEQKQISARAMEVYAAMVERMDWNIGRVVDYLRQQGQLDNTFILFMSDNGAEGALLEAFPKFGPELVTYLSQHYDNSLDNIGRANSYVWYGPNWAQVATAPSRLFKAFTTEGGIRVPALLHYPQLPLKGQISHGFGTVMDITPTILDLAGVRHPGKQWHGKPVASLRGKSWLGFLSGETAQVHDEHTVTGWELFGRRAIRQGQWKAVWIPGPVGPATWQLYDLGSDPGEIHDLASSQPQRLEALIEHWQRYVEETGVILSESPFQPD, from the coding sequence ATGCCGCAACGTCCCAACTTTCTGGTGATTCTGGCCGATGACCTCGGCTTCTCCGACATCGGTGCCTTCGGTGGCGAAATCGCCACGCCGAACCTCGATGCCCTGGCCAACAACGGCCTGCGCCTTACCGACTTTCACACTGCACCGACCTGCTCGCCGACCCGCTCGATGCTGCTCACCGGCACCGATCACCACATCGCCGGCATCGGCACCATGGCCGAAACGCTGACACCGGAACTGATCGGCAAACCGGGTTACGAGGGTTACCTCAATGATCGTGTCGTCGCGCTGCCGGAGTTGCTGCGCGAAGCGGGTTACCAGACTTTGATGAGCGGCAAATGGCACCTGGGCCTGACCGCCGAACTGGCGCCCCACGCCCGTGGCTTCGAGCGTTCGTTCTCGCTGCTGCCCGGCGCCGCGAACCACTACGGATTCGAACCAACCTACGATGAACACACGCCGGGACTGCTGAAATCCACCCCTGCGCTGTACATCGAAGACGACACTTTCATCGACGAGTTGCCCAAGGATTTCTATTCCTCCGACGCTTTCGGCGACAAGCTGTTGCAGTACCTCAAAGAGCGCGATCAGAGCCGGCCGTTCTTCGCGTACCTGCCGTTTTCCGCGCCGCACTGGCCGTTGCAGGCACCCGCCGACATCGTCGAAAAATACCGTGGCCACTACGACGCGGGCCCCGAAGTCTTGCGCCTCGAGCGTCTGGAAAAACTCAAATCGCTGGGGCTGATCGAGCCGGATGTCGAGCCGCATCCGCTGATCCAGCTGACCGCGCAATGGGCTGCGTTGAGTGATGAGCAGAAGCAGATTTCCGCGCGGGCGATGGAGGTCTACGCCGCGATGGTCGAGCGCATGGACTGGAACATCGGCCGCGTCGTCGACTACCTGCGCCAGCAAGGCCAACTCGACAACACCTTCATCCTGTTCATGTCCGACAACGGTGCCGAAGGCGCGCTGCTGGAGGCTTTCCCGAAATTCGGCCCGGAGCTGGTGACTTACCTGAGCCAGCATTACGACAACAGCCTCGACAACATCGGCCGCGCCAACTCCTACGTCTGGTACGGGCCGAACTGGGCGCAGGTGGCGACCGCGCCGTCACGCCTGTTCAAGGCGTTCACCACCGAGGGCGGGATTCGCGTTCCGGCACTGTTGCACTATCCGCAGCTGCCGCTGAAGGGGCAGATCAGCCATGGTTTCGGCACGGTGATGGACATCACGCCGACCATCCTCGATCTGGCCGGCGTGCGCCATCCGGGCAAGCAGTGGCACGGCAAACCGGTGGCGTCGTTGCGCGGGAAATCGTGGCTGGGTTTCCTGTCCGGCGAGACGGCGCAGGTGCATGACGAACACACCGTTACCGGCTGGGAACTGTTCGGGCGCCGGGCGATTCGGCAGGGGCAATGGAAGGCGGTGTGGATCCCCGGGCCAGTGGGGCCGGCGACCTGGCAGCTTTATGATCTGGGCAGTGATCCGGGGGAGATTCATGATTTGGCGTCGAGTCAGCCGCAGAGGCTTGAAGCGCTGATCGAGCATTGGCAGCGGTATGTGGAGGAGACCGGGGTGATTTTGAGTGAGTCGCCGTTTCAGCCGGATTGA
- a CDS encoding Crp/Fnr family transcriptional regulator, with the protein MDKVWRERLLTGQWFSHLPSSFQDSLLAAAKERRLSAGQRLFQRGDAPCGLYAVLDGAVRIGAVSEQGKEALLSLVEAPHWFGEICLFDGQPRTHDAYAVGPCTLLNIPQATLLKLLDEHPVYWRHLALLMSHKLRLTFINLEQLSLLPAPARLAHRLLMIAEGYGELDPPRRVLQLPQEQLASMLSLSRQTTNQILKELQGQGIIGLSYGEIEILDAARLRALATV; encoded by the coding sequence ATGGATAAGGTCTGGCGCGAGCGCCTGTTGACCGGGCAATGGTTCAGTCATCTGCCTTCGTCCTTTCAGGATAGTCTGCTGGCGGCGGCCAAGGAGCGGCGGCTGTCTGCGGGGCAGCGGCTGTTCCAGCGCGGCGATGCGCCGTGCGGGCTGTATGCGGTACTCGACGGCGCAGTGCGCATCGGTGCGGTCAGCGAGCAGGGCAAGGAGGCATTGCTGAGCCTGGTGGAGGCGCCGCACTGGTTCGGCGAAATTTGCTTGTTCGACGGTCAGCCACGCACCCACGATGCTTATGCGGTCGGTCCTTGTACCCTGCTGAACATTCCTCAGGCCACGCTACTGAAGCTGCTCGACGAACACCCCGTTTACTGGCGGCATCTGGCCTTGCTGATGAGCCACAAACTGCGTCTGACCTTCATCAACCTTGAACAGCTGAGCCTGCTACCGGCCCCGGCGCGTCTGGCTCATCGCTTGCTGATGATCGCCGAAGGCTACGGCGAACTCGATCCGCCACGCCGGGTGCTGCAACTGCCTCAGGAGCAACTGGCGTCGATGCTGTCGCTGTCGCGGCAGACCACCAACCAGATCCTCAAGGAGCTGCAGGGGCAGGGGATTATCGGCTTGAGTTATGGCGAAATCGAAATCCTCGACGCCGCGCGATTGCGCGCGCTGGCTACCGTTTGA
- a CDS encoding fatty acid desaturase, whose protein sequence is MDRTSASPQRHNAAQRSAHIREVVLAKGVELRERYPILNHQDALGAGILAFALAGMIGSAALYISGHMAWWVCLLLNAFFASLTHELEHDLIHSMYFRKQRVPHNLMMGLVWLARPSTINPWIRRHLHLNHHKVSGTETDMEERAITNGEPWGFARLLMVGDNVMSAFIRMLRARTWTHKFSIIKRSLKVYAPLALVHWGAWYVFLGFHAANGIAYLMGSPIEWSATTLSVMQVIDIAAVVIIGPNVLRTFCLHFISSNMHYYGDVEPGNVLQQCQVLNPWWLWPLQAFCFNFGSSHGIHHFVVKEPFYIRQLTVPVAHKVMREMGVRFNDFGTFGRANRFVRKEELVQKEVQTAQA, encoded by the coding sequence ATGGACCGTACTTCTGCAAGTCCCCAGCGACACAATGCTGCCCAGCGATCAGCGCATATTCGCGAAGTGGTGCTGGCCAAAGGCGTCGAGCTGCGCGAGCGCTACCCGATTCTCAACCATCAGGACGCCCTCGGCGCGGGGATTCTGGCCTTCGCGCTGGCCGGGATGATCGGTTCGGCGGCGCTCTACATCAGCGGGCACATGGCTTGGTGGGTATGCCTGTTGCTGAACGCGTTTTTTGCCTCGCTGACCCATGAGCTCGAACACGACCTGATTCACAGCATGTATTTCCGCAAACAGCGCGTGCCGCACAACCTGATGATGGGGCTGGTGTGGCTGGCGCGGCCGAGCACGATCAACCCGTGGATACGTCGTCATCTGCACCTCAATCACCACAAGGTGTCCGGCACCGAAACCGACATGGAAGAGCGGGCGATCACCAACGGTGAACCCTGGGGTTTTGCACGGTTGCTGATGGTCGGCGACAACGTGATGTCGGCGTTCATCCGCATGCTGCGGGCCAGGACATGGACACACAAGTTCAGCATCATCAAACGCTCGCTGAAGGTCTACGCGCCGCTGGCGCTGGTGCATTGGGGCGCGTGGTATGTGTTTCTCGGCTTCCATGCGGCCAATGGCATCGCCTACTTGATGGGCTCGCCGATTGAATGGTCAGCGACCACGTTGTCGGTGATGCAAGTGATCGACATCGCCGCTGTGGTCATCATCGGGCCGAACGTGTTGCGCACCTTCTGCCTGCACTTCATCAGTTCGAACATGCATTACTACGGGGATGTGGAGCCGGGCAATGTGCTTCAGCAGTGCCAGGTGTTGAATCCGTGGTGGCTCTGGCCGTTGCAGGCGTTCTGCTTCAACTTCGGCAGCAGTCACGGGATTCATCATTTTGTGGTGAAGGAGCCGTTCTACATTCGCCAGCTGACGGTGCCGGTGGCGCACAAGGTGATGCGGGAGATGGGGGTTCGGTTCAACGATTTCGGGACGTTCGGGCGAGCGAACCGGTTTGTTCGCAAAGAAGAGTTGGTGCAGAAAGAAGTGCAGACGGCTCAGGCTTGA
- a CDS encoding ABC transporter ATP-binding protein, translating to MNAPIVSFTHVGKSFDVDGFELEAIREFNLDIAEGEFVAIVGSSGCGKSTLLRLLVGLDTQFRGQITVDGKAVSGIGGERGIVFQEHRLFPWLTVADNIGLGLVNEPLAASEKQQRVNDFIELVGLRDFTRAYPHQLSGGMAQRVAIARGLVASPRILLLDEPFGALDALTRQQMQDELLAIRERAKITTILVTHDVEEAIFLADRVVVMEPRPGRIKQVVDIALPHPRQRSSFDFHQLREELLHELTSDDHYQPSVPVQIRDLPLSFIAC from the coding sequence ATGAACGCACCGATTGTCAGCTTCACCCACGTAGGCAAATCCTTCGACGTCGACGGCTTCGAACTGGAGGCGATTCGCGAATTCAACCTCGACATTGCCGAGGGCGAATTCGTCGCCATCGTCGGCTCCAGCGGCTGCGGCAAATCCACTCTACTGCGCTTGCTGGTGGGCCTCGACACACAGTTTCGCGGGCAGATCACGGTCGATGGCAAAGCCGTCAGCGGGATCGGCGGCGAGCGCGGCATCGTGTTTCAGGAACACCGTTTGTTCCCGTGGCTGACGGTGGCCGACAACATCGGCCTGGGCCTGGTCAACGAGCCGCTGGCTGCCTCCGAAAAGCAGCAACGCGTTAACGACTTCATCGAGCTGGTGGGCCTGCGCGACTTCACCCGCGCCTACCCGCATCAACTCTCCGGTGGCATGGCGCAGCGCGTGGCGATTGCTCGCGGGCTGGTGGCGAGCCCACGGATCCTGCTGCTCGACGAACCCTTCGGCGCCCTCGACGCGCTGACCCGCCAGCAAATGCAGGACGAGCTGCTGGCGATTCGTGAACGGGCAAAAATCACCACGATTCTGGTCACTCACGATGTCGAGGAAGCGATTTTCCTCGCTGATCGCGTGGTGGTGATGGAACCGCGCCCCGGCCGGATCAAACAAGTGGTGGACATCGCCCTGCCCCATCCGCGCCAGCGCAGCAGTTTTGACTTCCATCAGTTGCGCGAAGAACTGCTGCACGAACTGACCAGTGATGACCATTACCAACCGAGCGTGCCGGTACAGATCCGTGATCTGCCGCTGTCGTTCATTGCCTGCTGA
- a CDS encoding sulfate/molybdate ABC transporter ATP-binding protein, with protein sequence MSIEVRNVSKNFNAFKALDNISLDIHSGELVALLGPSGCGKTTLLRIIAGLETPDNGNIVFHGEDVSGHDVRDRNVGFVFQHYALFRHMTVFDNVAFGLRMKPKNQRPSESQIATKVHELLNMVQLDWLSDRYPEQLSGGQRQRIALARALAVEPKVLLLDEPFGALDAKVRKELRRWLARLHEDINLTSVFVTHDQEEAMEVADRIVVMNKGVIEQIGSPGDVYENPASDFVYHFLGDSNRLHLGDDNHVLFRPHEVSLSRHELEDHHAAEVRDIRPLGATTRVTLKVEGQTDLIEAEVVKDHDSLTGLAKGETLFFKPKVWQKVANV encoded by the coding sequence ATGTCGATCGAAGTGCGTAACGTCAGCAAGAATTTCAACGCGTTCAAGGCGCTGGACAACATCAGCCTGGATATCCACAGCGGCGAGCTGGTGGCGCTGCTCGGCCCGTCCGGCTGCGGCAAGACCACTTTGCTGCGCATTATTGCCGGTCTGGAAACCCCGGATAACGGCAACATCGTGTTCCACGGCGAAGACGTTTCCGGCCACGACGTGCGAGATCGCAACGTCGGTTTCGTGTTCCAGCACTACGCTTTGTTCCGCCACATGACCGTGTTCGACAACGTCGCATTCGGCCTGCGCATGAAGCCGAAAAACCAGCGCCCGAGCGAAAGCCAGATCGCGACCAAGGTTCACGAGCTGCTGAACATGGTGCAACTGGACTGGTTGTCGGATCGTTATCCGGAGCAACTGTCTGGCGGCCAGCGTCAGCGTATCGCTTTGGCTCGCGCCCTGGCGGTAGAACCGAAAGTGCTGCTGCTCGACGAGCCGTTCGGTGCCCTCGACGCCAAGGTGCGTAAAGAGCTGCGCCGCTGGCTGGCGCGTCTGCACGAAGACATCAACCTGACCTCGGTGTTCGTGACCCATGACCAGGAAGAAGCGATGGAAGTGGCTGACCGCATCGTGGTGATGAACAAGGGCGTGATCGAACAGATCGGCTCACCGGGTGACGTCTACGAAAACCCGGCCAGCGATTTCGTCTATCACTTCCTCGGCGATTCGAACCGTCTGCATCTGGGCGATGACAACCACGTGCTGTTCCGCCCGCACGAAGTGTCGCTGTCGCGGCATGAGCTGGAGGATCACCACGCCGCTGAAGTCCGCGATATCCGTCCGTTGGGCGCGACCACGCGGGTGACGTTGAAGGTTGAGGGTCAGACGGATCTGATCGAGGCGGAAGTGGTGAAAGACCACGACAGCCTGACCGGGTTGGCGAAGGGGGAGACGTTGTTCTTCAAGCCGAAGGTATGGCAGAAAGTCGCCAACGTTTGA
- a CDS encoding DUF962 domain-containing protein — protein sequence MKSLVDHLSQYAAYHRDPRNIASHFIGIPLIVVAVAVLLSRPEWSVGGLWISPAVILALASAWFYLRLEVKLGVLMTVLMGISVWAGHALAQQSTMVWLSSGLAMFVIGWVIQFVGHHYEGRKPAFVDDLSGLIVGPLFVVAELAFMLGMRHELKEQIEARAGVVRVNPNRAAV from the coding sequence ATGAAAAGCCTCGTCGATCATTTGAGTCAATACGCCGCTTACCACCGTGACCCGCGCAACATCGCCAGCCACTTTATCGGGATTCCGCTGATTGTGGTGGCGGTGGCCGTGCTGTTGTCGCGGCCGGAATGGTCGGTGGGCGGATTGTGGATTTCGCCTGCCGTTATCTTGGCGCTGGCCTCGGCGTGGTTTTACCTGCGACTGGAAGTGAAACTCGGTGTGTTGATGACGGTGCTGATGGGGATTTCCGTCTGGGCCGGGCATGCTTTGGCACAGCAAAGCACCATGGTCTGGCTGAGCAGCGGCCTGGCGATGTTTGTGATTGGCTGGGTGATCCAGTTTGTCGGGCACCACTATGAAGGGCGCAAACCGGCGTTCGTCGATGACTTGAGCGGGTTGATTGTCGGGCCGCTGTTTGTGGTGGCCGAGTTGGCTTTCATGCTCGGGATGCGTCATGAGCTGAAAGAGCAGATTGAAGCGCGGGCAGGTGTGGTGCGGGTCAATCCGAATCGTGCGGCTGTCTGA
- the cysW gene encoding sulfate ABC transporter permease subunit CysW codes for MSQSSIAAASSANAARRGSATSRRILIGLGWLIFFLFLLLPLFIVVSQGLKNGLGAFFTAIFEPDALSALKLTVIAVLISVPLNLVFGVSAAWCVSKYSFRGKSMLVTLIDLPFSVSPVIAGLVYVLMFGAQGLFGPWLQDHDIQIVFALPGIVLATIFVTVPFVARELIPLMQEQGTQEEEAARLLGANGWQMFWHVTVPNIKWGLIYGVVLCTARAMGEFGAVSVVSGHIRGVTNTLPLHVEILYNEYNHVAAFAVASLLLILALFILLLKQWSENRINRLRASAAEE; via the coding sequence ATGTCCCAATCGTCTATTGCGGCCGCTTCCTCGGCCAACGCCGCCCGCCGTGGCAGCGCCACTTCACGCAGAATCCTGATCGGCCTCGGCTGGCTGATTTTCTTCCTGTTTCTGCTGTTGCCGCTGTTCATCGTGGTGTCGCAGGGTTTGAAGAACGGCCTGGGCGCCTTCTTCACTGCGATCTTTGAGCCGGATGCCTTGTCGGCCCTGAAACTCACGGTGATCGCCGTGCTGATTTCGGTGCCGCTGAACCTGGTGTTCGGTGTCAGCGCCGCGTGGTGCGTGAGCAAATACTCGTTCCGTGGCAAGAGTATGCTGGTGACGCTGATCGACCTGCCGTTCTCGGTGTCGCCGGTGATCGCAGGTCTGGTCTATGTGTTGATGTTCGGCGCCCAGGGCCTGTTCGGGCCGTGGCTGCAGGATCACGACATCCAGATCGTCTTCGCCCTGCCGGGCATCGTGCTGGCGACGATCTTCGTCACCGTGCCGTTCGTGGCCCGTGAGCTGATCCCGCTGATGCAGGAACAAGGCACTCAGGAAGAGGAAGCCGCGCGTCTGCTCGGCGCCAATGGCTGGCAGATGTTCTGGCACGTGACCGTCCCCAACATCAAATGGGGCCTGATCTATGGCGTGGTGCTGTGTACCGCGCGGGCCATGGGTGAGTTCGGTGCGGTGTCGGTGGTTTCCGGGCACATTCGCGGGGTGACCAACACCTTGCCGCTGCACGTCGAGATCCTCTACAACGAATACAACCACGTGGCCGCGTTCGCCGTGGCGAGCCTGTTGCTGATCCTGGCGCTCTTCATCCTGCTGCTCAAGCAGTGGAGCGAAAACCGTATCAACCGCCTGCGCGCCAGCGCCGCGGAGGAATAA